From Taeniopygia guttata chromosome 29, bTaeGut7.mat, whole genome shotgun sequence, a single genomic window includes:
- the BAZ2A gene encoding bromodomain adjacent to zinc finger domain protein 2A isoform X2: METNNHFNFTGLSSAPAASGPKPTPVSGDSPFAHSSPLSFPPQGKSLNGGMNVNGFSTVSHPGTSGTFSPGSAPAGAQPLRAYDCLWDYAPYAPAAGLKDGGPPALGQFPLNGVAGGSRPASPGHGTNLRAAGQEFWGNGTAGPMGLSFDSQELYDSFHDQSFELMQNGPDGFYAAGQSSPILSSDAQPFPLAPDEPDPGQADADSAAKEMPTTTSTTSTTITENGGGLVGSQELEEAQPDLKMCSYNGAAAAGTGSLGPEGPVLAPRASGCLGDASPIAPRLEDTHILSEDPLEPFESLARDPGTGDLYAMDDSRLVSDKSSLEEPPELAASPPLHAGPFSLLPASPSPAPLLDGRGSPPALPGDNAEQKSGDHAGLREPRSPESPAPSAEEEEEEEEEEEEEAADSCPETSAAAGEGESEEPALLSASGAGDVPRRRIATQDEVRFPLQHGWRREVRIKKGNHRWQGETWYYGPCGKRMKQFPEVIKYLSRNMVQDVRREHFSFSPRMPVGDFYEERDTPEGAQWVKLSPEEIPGRIQAITGKRGRPRNAEKAKPKEPPATKRGRGRPPKVRMVDLLSKTDARLLKRLEAQEVLSEEDKLKMSKIKKKMRRKAKNKQKQEAKAPRAKEAKKKSKAKEKKGKPEKGKDKARPKEKKGKGPRKADKGLLAQRRLEERQRQQLILEEMKKPTEDMCLGDHQPLPAFSRIPGLVLPSRAFSDCLTVVEFLQSYGKVLGLEPARDVPTLGALQEGLLGVAPGAGQLQDLLVRLLQAALCDPGLPPYCQSLKILGEKVSEISLNRDTVSEVLRCFLTAHGAGAELCEGLRTKPFQALPPERKAAILVFLINELNSSALIVSEIDRTLENMSSYRKNKWIIEGRLRRLKVALAKKTGRPESEITGLEDGRRRRSSRLTEDVGLEMEEEETRGRRSRREEEVDTSASSVPELERQIEKLAKRQMFFRKKLLHSSQTLRAASLGQDRFRRRYWVLPHLGGIFVEGAEAAEPVAQEPPEEKVSPLVSPVKEEPAAVPVASRTSCPASASASHARGRPRKSKEELAQHCEPCPVPVPLNGVLEEPEPLGQSQHDLSQSAFLSWLSQTQSSLLKDSVLTPASSPGKADTGLPPPEAPSDPMEEEEEEEEEEERAPEAVAKRGPWFNLLPRTPCDDRAPLATSSAEPSPRAPAAPRSSQSRGEPPKGSARQLNGLPADDPTAPLLASTPVHAGPRAHGACPRSQGSLEKLQDVPGQPKRRGRPPTKFFKQMEQKYLTQLTEQPVPTEMQRGWWCLRDPEELEAVARALHPRGIREKALHKHLTKHKEFLREVCLRNTTDPIFHPRPDSAAAAVSREALAQWSVPDRAYETDLGVLQWVEELEQRVLMADLQIRGWTCPSPDSTRADLRYCEHKVEPLEDITVRSRRDGLPPRRELTNPLDLAVLRLAALEQNLERRYLKEPLWPLHEVVLEKAVLSGPEELSLGPTEIAYEITPRVRTWRQTLERCRSAAQVSLCLFQLEKSIAWEKSVNRVTCLVCRRGDDDEHLLLCDGCDRGCHLYCHRPRMSQVPEGDWFCSVCVARAGQYRDPVSPRRGKKRKRGRGLGGLGGSPGQEEPSPRRRPAPRRREGLPGSPRCPGEALAAPRRRSSAPRGQPSDLTFCEIILMEMESHEEAWPFLEPVNPRLVPGYRRVIKNPMDFATMRARLLRGGYSSSAEFAADALLVFDNCQTFNEDDSAVGRAGHAMRRFFQSRWEEFYQGKRAPNP; encoded by the exons ATGGAAACAAACAACCATTTTAACTTCACTGGCCTTTCCTCTGCACCTGCTGCCTCAGGACCGAAACCCACGCCTGTCTCAGGGGACTCCCCCTTCGCCCACAGCTCCCCACTCAGCTTCCCCCCGCAAGGGAAAA GTCTGAACGGGGGCATGAATGTCAATGGCTTCTCTACTGTATCACACCCCGGTACTTCAGGGACCTTCTCGCCCGGCTCCGCGCCCGCCGGGGCTCAGCCCCTCCGCGCCTACGACTGCCTGTGGGACTACGCGCCCTacgcgcccgccgccggcctCAAGGACGGGGGCCCGCCCGCCCTCGGACAGTTCCCCCTCAACGGCGTGGCCGGGGGGTCCCGGCCGGCCTCACCGGGGCACGGCACCAACCTGCGGGCGGCCGGGCAGGAGTTCTGGGGCAACGGCACCGCCGGGCCCATGGGGCTGAGCTTCGACTCGCAGGAGCTCTACGACTCCTTCCACGACCAGAGCTTCGAGCTGATGCAGAACGGGCCCGACGGCTTCTACGCGGCGGGGCAGTCCTCGCCCATACTGAGCTCGGACGCGCAGCCCTTCCCACTGGCTCCGGACGAGCCGGACCCCGGCCAGGCGGATGCTGACAGCGCAGCCAAAGAGATGcccaccaccaccagcaccaccagcaccaccatCACGGAGAACGGGGGTGGGCTGGtgggcagccaggagctggaggaggcacAGCCAG ACCTGAAGATGTGCAGCTATAACGGGGCTGCAGCCGCTGGCACGGGCTCGCTGGGGCCGGAGGGGCCCGTCCTGGCACCCAGGGCCAGCGGGTGCCTGGGGGACGCGTCACCCATCGCCCCGCGCCTGGAGGACACCCACATCCTCAGCGAGGACCCCCTGGAGCCCTTCGAGTCGCTGGCCAGAG accccgGCACCGGCGACCTGTACGCGATGGACGACTCACGGCTGGTGAGCGACAAGTCCTCCTTGGAGGAGCCCCCCGAGCTGGCCGCCAGCCCCCCACTCCACGCCGGCCCCTTCAGCCTGCTGCCCGCCAGCCCCTCGCCCGCCCCGCTGCTCGATGGCCGCggctcgccgcccgccctgcccg GCGACAACGCCGAGCAGAAGAGCGGCGACCAcgcggggctgcgggagccGCGCTCCCCGGAGTCTCCGGCCCCGTCtgcggaggaggaggaggaggaggaggaggaggaggaggaggaggctgccGACAGCTGCCCGGAGACTTCGGCCGCGGCAGGAGAAGGGGAGAGCGAGGAGCCCGCCCTGCTGAGTGCCTCGGGGGCAG GTGATGTCCCTCGCCGGCGCATCGCCACGCAGGACGAGGTGCGCTTCCCGCTGCAGCACGG GTGGAGGCGGGAGGTTCGGATCAAGAAGGGGAACCATCGCTGGCAGGGCGAGACCTGGTACTACGGCCCCTGCGGGAAGAGGATGAAGCAGTTCCCGGAGGTGATCAAG TACCTGAGCAGGAACATGGTGCAGGATGTCCGGCGAGAGCACTTCAGCTTCAGCCCCCGCATGCCCGTGGGAGACTTCTACGAGGAGCGGGACACGCCGGAG GGCGCGCAGTGGGTGAAGCTGAGCCCCGAGGAGATCCCCGGGCGCATCCAGGCCATCACGGGCAAGCGCGGCCGGCCCCGCAACGCCGAGAAGGCCAAGCCCAAGGAGCCCCCGGCCACCAaacggggccggggccgcccgccCAAGGTCAGGATGGTGGATTTGCTGAGCAAGACGGACGCACGGCTGCTGAAGAGGCTGGAAGCACAAG AGGTGCTCAGCGAGGAGGACAAGCTGAAAATGAGCAAGATCAAGAAGAAGATGAGGCGGAAG GCCAAGAACAAGCAGAAGCAGGAGGCCAAAGCCCCGAGGGCCAAGGAGGCCAAGAAGAAATCCAAG GCCAAGGAGAAGAAGGGGAAGCCAGAGAAGGGCAAGGACAAGGCCCGGCCCAAGGAGAAGAAGGGCAAGGGGCCTCGGAAGGCGGACAAGGGGCTGCTGGCCCAGCGGCGCCTGGAGgagcggcagcggcagcagctCATCCTGGAGGAGATGAAGAAGCCCACGGAGGACATGTGCCTGGGGGACCACCAg CCCCTTCCAGCCTTCTCCCGCATCCCGGGGCTCGTCCTGCCCAGCCGCGCCTTCTCCGACTGCCTGACGGTGGTGGAGTTCCTGCAGAGCTACGGgaaggtgctggggctggagccggCGCGGGACGTGCCCACGCTGGGCGCgctgcaggaggggctgctgggggtggccccCGGCGCGGGGCAGCTGCAGGACCTGCTGGtgaggctgctgcaggcagcgCTCTGTGACCCCGGGCTGCCACCCTACTGCCAG TCGCTGAAGATCCTGGGGGAGAAGGTGTCGGAGATCAGCCTGAACCGGGACACGGTGTCCGAGGTGCTGCGCTGCTTCCTGACGGCGCACGGGGCGGGCGCGGAGCTGTGCGAGGGGCTGCGCACCAAACCCTTCCAGGCGCTGCCCCCGGAGCGCAAAGCCGCCATCCTCGTCTTCCTCATCAACGAGCTCAACAGCAGCGCCCTCATCGTCAG CGAGATCGACAGGACCCTGGAGAACATGTCCAGCTACAGGAAGAACAAGTGGATCATCGAGGGCCGGCTGCGCAG GCTGAAGGTCGCCCTGGCCAAGAAGACGGGCCGGCCCGAGTCGGAGATCACGGGGCTGGAGGACGGCCGGCGCCGGCGCAGCTCCCGCCTGACCGAGGACGTGGGGCtggagatggaggaggaggagacccGAGGGCGGAGGTCCCGCCgggaggaggag gTCGACACGTCTGCATCCAGCGTCCCGGAGCTGGAGCGGCAGATCGAGAAGCTGGCCAAG AGGCAGATGTTCTTCCGCAAGAAGCTGCTGCACTCCTCGCAGACGCTGCGCGCGGCCTCCCTGGGCCAGGACCGCTTTCGGCGCCGCTACTGGGTCCTGCCCCACCTGGGCGGCATCTTCGTGGAGGGCGCGGAGG CGGCCGAGCCTGTGGCCCAGGAGCCCCCGGAGGAGAAGGTGTCCCCGCTCGTGTCCCCGGTGAAGGAGGAGCCGGCCGCCGTGCCCGTGGCCAGCCGGACCAGCTGCCCGGCCTCGGCCTCGGCCTCGCACGCCCGCGGGCGGCCAAGGAAGAGCAAAGAGGAGCTGGCGCAGCACTGCGAGCCctgccccgtccccgtcccgCTCAACGGGGTCCTGGAGGAGCCAGAGCccctggggcagagccagcACGACCTCAGCCAGTCGGCCTTCCTGTCCTGGCTGAGCCAGACCCAGTCGTCCCTGCTCAAGGACTCGGTCCTCACCCCGGCCAGCAGCCCCGGCAAAGCGGACACGGGGCTCCCGCCCCCCGAGGCCCCCTCGGACCccatggaggaggaagaggaggaggaggaggaggaggagagagccCCGGAGGCCGTGGCAAAGCGAGGGCCCTGGTTCAACCTGCTGCCCCGCACGCCTTGTGATGACCGAGCCCCCCTCGCTACCTCCTCGGCCGAGCCCTCGCCGcgagcccctgcagccccccgcAGCAGCCAGAGCCGTGGGGAGCCCCCCAAGGGCTCGGCACGGCAG CTGAATGGCCTCCCCGCAGACGACCCCACGGCTCCCCTGCTCGCCTCCACGCCGGTGCACGCCGGCCCCAGGGCCCACGGCGCCTGCCCCCgcagccagggcagcctggaAAAGCTCCAGGACGTGCCGGGACAACCCAAACGCCGCGGGAGACCCCCCACCAAATTCTTCAAGCAGATGGAGCAGAAATACCTGACGCAGCTGACGGAGCAGCCGGTGCCCACCG AGATGCAGAGAGGGTGGTGGTGTCTGCGGGACCCCGAGGAGCTGGAGGCCGTGGCGCGGGCGCTGCACCCGCGCGGCATCCGCGAGAAGGCCCTGCACAAGCACCTCACCAAGCACAAGGAGTTCCTGCGCGAGGTTTGCCTCCGGAACACCACCG aCCCCATCTTCCACCCGCGCCCGGACTCGGCGGCTGCCGCGGTGTCCCGGGAAGCTCTGGCGCAGTGGTCGGTGCCGGACAGAGCCTACGAGACCGACCTGGGCGTCCTGCAGTgggtggaggagctggagcagcgcgTGCTCATGGCCGACCTGCAGATCCGG GGCTGGACGTGCCCCAGCCCGGACTCGACGCGGGCTGACCTGAGGTACTGCGAGCACAAGGTGGAGCCTCTGGAGGACATCACGGTGCGCAGCCGGCGGGACGGGCTGCCGCCGCGCCGCGAGCTCACCAACCCGCTGGACCTGGCCGTGCTGCGGCTGGCGGCGCTGGAGCAGAACCTGGAGCGCCGCTACCTGAAGGAGCCGCTGTGGCCGCTGCACGAGGTGGTGCTGGAGAAAGCGGTGCTGAGCGGCCCCGAGGAGCTGAGCCTGGGCCCCACCGAGAT CGCCTACGAGATCACGCCGCGGGTGCGGACGTGGCGGCAGACGCTGGAGCGCTGCCGCAGCGCGGcccaggtgtccctgtgcctcttCCAGCTGGAGAAATCCATCGCCTGGGAGAAATCCGTCAACAGGGTG ACCTGCCTGGTTTGCCGGCGAGGGGACGACGACGAGCACCTGCTGCTGTGCGACGGCTGCGACCGCGGCTGCCACCTCTACTGCCACCGGCCCCGCATGAGCCAGGTGCCCGAGGGCGACTGGTTCTGCTCCGTCTGCGTGGCCCGG GCAGGGCAGTACCGGGACCCCGTCTCCCCGCGGCGAGGCAAGAAGCGGAAACGGGgccgggggctcggggggctcgggggcagccccggccagGAGGAGCCGAGCCCGCggcgccgcccggccccgcgccgccgggAGGGGCTGCCCGGCTCCCCCCGGTGCCCCGGGGAGGCTCTGGCCGCCCCCCGGCGCAGGAGCTCTGCCCCACGGGGCCAGCCCAGCGACCTGACCTTCTGCGA GATCATCCTGATGGAGATGGAGTCGCACGAGGAGGCCTGGCCCTTCCTGGAGCCCGTCAACCCCCGCCTGGTGCCCGGCTACCGCAGGGTCATCAAGAACCCCATGGACTTCGCCACCATGCGCGCCAGGCTGCTGCGGGGCGG GTACTCGAGCTCGGCCGAGTTCGCCGCCGACGCCCTTTTGGTGTTCGACAACTGCCAGACCTTCAACGAGGACGACTCGGCCGTGGGCCGCGCCGGCCACGCCATGCGCCGGTTCTTCCAGAGCCGGTGGGAGGAATTTTATCAGGGAAAACGCGCCCCCAACCCCTGA